Proteins found in one Sorghum bicolor cultivar BTx623 chromosome 1, Sorghum_bicolor_NCBIv3, whole genome shotgun sequence genomic segment:
- the LOC8059803 gene encoding polyadenylate-binding protein RBP47B', producing the protein MAAPYHQPTSLEEVRTLWIGDLQYWTDENYLYSCFAHTGEVQSVKIIRNKVTSLPEGYGFIEFVSHEAAEKILQTYNGTQMPGTEHTFRLNWASFSSGERRPDPGSDHSIFVGDLAPDVTDYLLQETFRVNYPSVRGAKVVTDPNTGRSKGYGFVKFADENEKNRAMTEMNGVYCSTRPMRISAAIPKKSTGSQLQYSAAKAVYPATAYAMPQLQAVLPDSDPTNTTIFIGNLDPNVTEDELRQICVQFGELIYVKIPVGKGCGFVQYASRASAEEAVQRLHGTMIGQQAVRLSWGRSPASKQDPSAVWSQQADPNQWANTYYGYGYDAYGYAQDPSYAYGAYAGYSQYPQQIEGGVDATSVAGSHPGMEQKEEPYDPMNIPDVDKLNASYMAVHGRAMLGRSLWLKTNPLPQPT; encoded by the exons ATGGCGGCGCCGTATCACCAGCCGACAAGCCTGGAGGAGGTCCGCACGCTGTGGATCGGCGACCTCCAGTACTGGACCGACGAGAACTACCTCTACAGCTGCTTCGCCCACACCGGGGAG GTACAATCTGTTAAAATAATACGCAACAAAGTAACAAGCCTTCCAGAGGGTTATGGGTTTATAGAGTTTGTTTCGCATGAAGCTGCTGAGAAAATTCTCCAGACTTACAATGGCACACAGATGCCTGGAACTGAACACACATTCAGATTGAATTGGGCCTCTTTCAGCTCCGGTGAGAGGCGTCCTGATCCAGGATCTGATCATTCGATTTTCGTAGGGGACTTGGCACCTGACGTCACAGATTACTTACTACAGGAGACATTCCGAGTGAACTATCCATCTGTTAGAGGGGCTAAGGTTGTCACAGATCCAAATACTGGGAGATCTAAAGGATATGGATTTGTAAAGTTCGCAGATGAAAATGAAAAGAACCGTGCAATGACAGAAATGAATGGTGTGTACTGTTCAACAAGACCTATGCGGATAAGTGCAGCAATACCTAAGAAATCCACTGGCTCTCAGCTTCAGTATTCAGCTGCTAAAG CGGTGTATCCAGCAACAGCTTATGCAATGCCTCAGCTCCAGGCAGTTCTCCCTGACAGTGATCCTACAAACACTACA ATATTTATTGGGAACTTGGACCCAAATGTGACAGAAGATGAGCTGAGGCAGATATGTGTACAATTTGGAGAGCTTATATATGTGAAAATTCCTGTTGGCAAAGGATGTGGATTTGTACAGTATGCATCTAG GGCCTCAGCTGAAGAGGCAGTACAACGTCTTCATGGCACAATGATTGGCCAACAAGCTGTTCGGCTTTCATGGGGCCGAAGTCCTGCGAGTAAACAG GACCCATCAGCTGTGTGGAGTCAGCAAGCAGATCCAAATCAGTGGGCAAACACTTACTATGGCTATGGATATGATGCATATGGATATGCTCAGGATCCGTCATACGCGTATGGTGCCTATGCAGGATATAGCCAATATCCCCAACAG ATTGAGGGAGGTGTTGATGCCACTTCTGTTGCTGGTAGCCATCcgggcatggaacaaaaagaggAGCCATATGATCCAATGAACATACCTGATGTCGACAA
- the LOC8059804 gene encoding E3 ubiquitin ligase BIG BROTHER, with amino-acid sequence MNSCRQMELHYINTGFPYTITESFMDFFEGLTYAHADFALMDGFQDQGNPYWAMMHTNSYKYGYSGPGNYYTYAHVYDIDDYMHRADGGRRVWDNTTPANNVDSANVVLQGSEAPRTTANTTTEECIQQVHQSPGSPQVVWQDNIDPDNMTYEELLDLGEVVGTQSRGLSQERISSLPVTKYKCGFFSRKKTRRERCVICQMEYRRGNLQMTLPCKHVYHASCVTRWLSINKVCPVCFAEVPGDEPKRQ; translated from the exons ATGAACAGCTGTCGACAAATGGAACTCCACTACATAAACACTGGATTTCCATACACAATCACAGAGAGTTTCATGGATTTCTTTGAGGGTCTCACTTATGCTCATGCTGACTTTGCTCTTATGGATGGCTTTCAGGATCAG GGTAATCCTTACTGGGCAATGATGCATACAAATTCATACAAGTATGGATACTCTGGTCCTGGGAACTATTACACCTATGCTCATGTCTATGACATAGACGACTACATGCATAGAGCTGATGGTGGGCGCAGAGTATGGGATAACACTACACCTGCAAACAATGTGGACTCTGCCAATGTTGTCCTGCAGGGCAGTGAAGCTCCCCGCACAACTGCAAATACTACCACCGAGGAAT GCATCCAACAGGTACACCAAAGTCCGGGTAGTCCTCAG GTTGTTTGGCAAGACAACATTGACCCTGACAACATGACATATGAG GAACTGTTGGATTTGGGTGAGGTAGTTGGAACCCAGAGCCGTGGTCTCTCTCAAGAACGCATTTCATCGCTTCCTGTCACGAAGTACAAGTGTGGTTTCTTTTCGAGGAAGAAAACACGCCGTGAAAG GTGTGTGATTTGCCAAATGGAGTACAGGAGAGGAAATTTGCAGATGACccttccatgcaaacatgtataCCATGCCAGCTGCGTGACAAGATGGCTTAGCATAAACAAG GTATGCCCTGTTTGCTTTGCTGAAGTTCCTGGCGACGAACCTAAGAGGCAATGA
- the LOC8082033 gene encoding uncharacterized protein LOC8082033, which yields MRSLLALLVTALVAVVVAFPDGADAVSWTPIANPGTTLVKQVGNFCVIVYSNSDRRRHLPLQLVIVVRGETQPAAVGNGISDYRLVLNVKNTDTGSTALYQCVVRGKPGSRSTTWVLLSFVPYTQAP from the coding sequence ATGAGGTCGCTGCTCGCACTGCTCGTGACAGcgctcgtcgccgtcgtcgtcgcgtTCCCCGACGGGGCCGACGCGGTCAGCTGGACGCCGATCGCCAACCCGGGGACGACCCTGGTCAAGCAGGTGGGAAACTTCTGCGTGATCGTCTACAGCAACTCCGACCGCCGCAGGCACCTGCCCCTGCAGCTGGTGATCGTGGTGCGAGGCGAGACCCAGCCGGCCGCCGTAGGCAACGGCATTAGCGACTACCGGCTCGTGCTGAATGTGAAGAACACGGACACCGGGAGCACAGCGCTGTACCAGTGCGTCGTGCGGGGCAAGCCCGGGTCGCGCTCCACGACATGGGTGCTGCTCAGCTTCGTGCCATACACGCAGGCGCCATAG
- the LOC8082034 gene encoding cysteine proteinase inhibitor 5: MRSSPVVLPLLAAALLVASSSAQAAWVPVLDVNELVIKQVAQFAVLVYGLAHHRDLAYVGVVRGQTEQAVGGGTNFRLVVVAARPDDGGSTAQYDCLVWGVPGSRSDTWKLRRFRKIVQG; the protein is encoded by the coding sequence ATGAGGTCGTCGCCGGTAGTGCTGCCCCTGCTCGCCGCCGCGCTCCTCGTCGCGTCGTCGTCGGCGCAGGCCGCGTGGGTGCCCGTCCTGGACGTGAACGAGCTGGTGATCAAGCAGGTGGCGCAGTTCGCGGTGCTGGTGTACGGCCTCGCCCACCACAGGGACCTGGCGTACGTGGGCGTGGTGCGTGGGCAGACGGAGCAGGCCGTCGGCGGCGGCACCAACTTCCGCCTCGTGGTGGTCGCCGCCAGGCCCGACGACGGCGGGAGCACCGCGCAGTACGACTGCCTGGTGTGGGGCGTGCCGGGGTCGCGCTCCGACACCTGGAAGCTCCGCAGGTTCAGGAAGATCGTCCAGGGATAG
- the LOC8082035 gene encoding rust resistance kinase Lr10, producing MSHAAVAIGTIVFVIIVAAIIVCAYRRAEACAGGVASSYAVVSDQQIRHATIEKFLLEIRHDKPFRFTSLQLAGFTRNYTTRLGAGGFGTVYKGVLPNGLPVAVKVFDRSLAQRSQEEQFMAEVGTIGRTYHVNLVRLFGFCFDDVVRALVYEYMDNGALDAYLLGGQGRGVGVPALRDIAVGVARGIRYLHEECQQKIVHYDIKPGNVLLDGALTPKVADFGLARLVNRADTHVSVSCVRGTPGFAAPEMWMLSGVTEKCDVYSFGMLLLEIVGRRRNFDEAAPESQQWFPTLAWTKYETGELVDLVASSSGEEAGDAAAAPRDDEQEHEPRRDEEIVERMCKVAFWCVQQQPEARPPMGAVVKMLEGEMSVAAPVNPFQHLMATPVTANPWTTTMTGSADAVSATAISETSNEIVSL from the exons ATGTCACACGCTGCCGTCG CGATTGGCACCATCGTATTCGTCATTATCGTCGCCGCGATAATTGTGTGCGCCTACAGACGGGCCGAGGCATGCGCCGGCGGCGTCGCGAGCAGCTACGCGGTGGTGTCGGACCAACAGATCCGGCACGCCACCATCGAGAAATTCCTCTTGGAGATCAGGCACGACAAGCCCTTCAGGTTCACGTCGCTGCAGCTCGCCGGGTTCACGCGCAACTACACGACCCGGCTCGGTGCCGGCGGCTTCGGCACGGTGTACAAGGGCGTGCTCCCCAACGGCCTCCCCGTCGCGGTCAAGGTCTTCGACCGCAGCCTCGCCCAGAGGTCCCAGGAGGAGCAGTTCATGGCGGAGGTGGGTACCATCGGCCGCACCTACCACGTCAACCTCGTCAGGCTCTTCGGCTTCTGCTTCGACGACGTCGTGCGCGCGCTGGTGTACGAGTACATGGACAACGGCGCGCTCGACGCCTACCTCCTGGGCGGCCAGGGCCGCGGCGTCGGCGTCCCGGCGCTGCGCGACATCGCCGTCGGCGTCGCCAGGGGCATCCGGTACCTGCACGAGGAGTGCCAGCAGAAGATCGTGCACTACGACATCAAGCCCGGGAACGTGCTCCTCGACGGCGCGCTCACGCCCAAGGTCGCCGACTTCGGGCTCGCGCGGCTGGTGAACCGCGCGGACACGCACGTGTCCGTGTCCTGCGTGCGCGGCACCCCGGGGTTCGCGGCGCCGGAGATGTGGATGCTGTCGGGCGTCACGGAGAAGTGCGACGTGTACAGCTTCGGCATGCTCCTGCTCGAGATCGTCGGCCGGCGAAGGAACTTCGACGAGGCGGCGCCCGAGAGCCAGCAGTGGTTCCCCACGCTGGCGTGGACCAAGTACGAGACCGGCGAGCTCGTGGACCTCGTCGCGTCCAGCAGCGGCGAGGAGGCTGGCGATGCGGCCGCCGCGCCGCGTGACGACGAGCAAGAGCATGAGCCGCGTCGCGATGAAGAGATAGTGGAGAGGATGTGCAAGGTCGCGTTCTGGTGCGTGCAGCAGCAGCCGGAAGCGAGGCCGCCCATGGGTGCGGTGGTGAAGATGCTAGAGGGCGAGATGAGCGTCGCTGCTCCTGTGAACCCGTTCCAGCATCTAATGGCGACGCCGGTGACAGCCAACCCgtggacgacgacgatgacagGTAGCGCGGACGCGGTGTCAGCAACTGCAATTTCTGAGACTAGCAACGAGATCGTCTCCCTTTGA